A genome region from Scyliorhinus canicula chromosome 16, sScyCan1.1, whole genome shotgun sequence includes the following:
- the lzts2a gene encoding leucine zipper putative tumor suppressor 2a — translation MAMVQAMPIAAEHRNSESETNLPTSAASPILQSTMGSVGSLVSGRNYHDKHCKATEYSSKCRKAGQAQNIYRQPDGHLKNGYSQDCVGGVATKKQCSAIGKSGNYAYFNEDHRNGGWNPMESPSSPCSDPEDFREPRSMNGNIRGPPPKIIPVSGKLEKNIEKNLIRPTAFKPVLPKNRNSVQYLVPRPGNGLSDSQGSLNILFNGNSVGSVNCVEKRNSLQGYNCRNSSNSGTMSDSGRNSLSSLPTYSTGCGHHPEPVSSSTGQINLDGGGPHAFHERGMTGLNGLSNSDSGRSSSSKSTTSLNGRGHPLSDSGSCDRSPVSSHELAIRELEEKLRERDAELQQLRESLDENEAALCQIYEEKQRRCEQEMEELRQSCASKLKQNSQKAQRMQQVLQLQVFQLQQEKKKLQEDFAQLLQEREHLEKKCASIEKEQTELGPRLEETKWEVCQKSGEISLLKQQLKDSQAELSLKGNEIVSLKVQLREIRAELQDHEDEIHEFQDSVHTKTLELEVCENELQRKKNEAELLREKLGKLEQESTGLREALGNTRHAAVACQEREDPFLMYESDEAKVQRQNADNQQALRQQVEKLRAELMYERKRCENQLQNFEVERRTWQGEKEKVIRYQKQLQHNYIQMYRRNRELEREMRQFSLELESRAIDALEVRNKDIRFEEIAATEI, via the exons ATGGCAATGGTTCAGGCAATGCCCATAGCTGCTGAGCATCGGAATTCAGAAAGTGAGACCAACCTGCCGACCTCTGCAGCATCGCCAATCTTGCAGAGCACCATGGGAAGTGTTGGCAGCCTGGTGTCAGGGCGCAACTACCACGATAAGCACTGTAAGGCCACCGAGTACTCGAGCAAGTGTCGCAAAGCTGGCCAGGCCCAGAACATTTACAGGCAACCGGATGGGCACCTAAAAAATGGCTACTCTCAGGACTGTGTTGGAGGAGTGGCAACCAAGAAACAGTGTTCAGCAATTGGAAAAAGTGGAAACTATGCCTATTTCAATGAAGACCACCGCAACGGAGGCTGGAACCCGATGGAATCGCCCAGCAGCCCTTGCAGTGACCCTGAGGATTTCCGCGAGCCGAGGTCGATGAATGGAAACATCCGAGGGCCTCCTCCAAAAATAATTCCAGTCTCGGGCAAACTCGAGAAG AACATTGAAAAGAATCTGATCAGACCGACAGCGTTCAAGCCCGTTCTTCCCAAgaacaggaactctgtccagtaCCTTGTTCCTCGTCCTGGTAATGGCCTGTCGGACAGTCAGGGGAGTCTGAATATTTTGTTCAACGGCAATTCGGTGGGGTCCGTCAACTGCGTCGAAAAGCGTAATTCCTTGCAGGGCTACAACTGCAGGAACAGCTCGAATTCGGGAACCATGTCGGACTCTGGGAGAAACTCCTTGTCCAGCCTCCCGACGTACAGCACGGGCTGTGGCCACCACCCGGAGCCGGTCAGCTCCTCCACTGGACAAATTAACCTGGACGGGGGTGGGCCGCATGCTTTCCACGAGAGGGGCATGACAGGACTGAACGGCCTATCGAACTCCGACAGCGGCCGCTCTTCCTCCAGCAAGAGCACAACGTCACTGAACGGCCGGGGCCACCCGTTGTCAGACAGCGGCTCGTGCGACCGCTCGCCCGTCTCCAGCCACGAGCTGGCCAtccgggagctggaggagaagctgAGGGAGCGGGACGCGGAACTCCAGCAGCTGCGGGAGAGCCTGGACGAGAACGAAGCCGCCCTCTGCCAGATCTACGAGGAGAAGCAAAGGCGCTGCgagcaggagatggaggagctgaGACAGAGCTGCGCCAGCAAGCTCAAGCAGAACTCTCAGAAGGCCCAGCGCATgcagcaggtcctccagcttcaggtctttcagctgcagcaggagaagaAGAAACTCCAGGAGGACTTTGCCCAGTTGCTGCAGGAGCGCGAACACTTGGAGAAGAAATGTGCCTCGATCGAGAAAGAGCAAACAGAGCTTGGCCCGAGACTGGAGGAAACCAAATGGGAG GTTTGCCAAAAGTCAGGGGAGATTTCTCTGCTGAAGCAACAGCTGAAGGACTCGCAGGCTGAGCTCTCTCTCAAGGGAAATGAAATTGTCTCCTTGAAAGTGCAACTCCGGGAAATTCGGGCTGAACTCCAGGATCATGAGGATGAGATTcatgagttccaggattctgtccACACAAAGACCTTGGAGCTGGAGGTCTGCGAGAACGAACTCCAGCGGAAGAAGAATGAAGCAGAGCTTCTGAGAGAGAAGCTGGGCAAGCTCGAGCAGGAGTCCACGGGCCTACGGGAAGCCTTGGGCAACACAAGGCATGCCGCTGTCGCCTGCCAGGAGCGGGAGGACCCCTTCCTGATGTACGAGAGCGATGAAGCCAAGGTCCAGCGGCAAAATGCAGACAACCAGCaggctctgaggcagcaggtggaaAAGCTGAGGGCTGAACTCATGTACGAGAGGAAGAGGTGTGAGAATCAGCTGCAGAACTTTGAGGTGGAACGGCGCACTTGGCAAGGGGAGAAGGAGAAAGTGATTAGGTACCAGAAACAGCTCCAGCACAACTACATCCAAATGTACAGGAGAAACCgagagctggagagagagatgaggCAATTCAGTTTGGAACTGGAATCCAGGGCAATCGATGCCCTTGAAGTCCGAAACAAGGACATTCGATTTGAGGAAATCGCCGCGAcggaaatctaa